In Paenibacillus sp. FSL R7-0345, a single window of DNA contains:
- a CDS encoding glycoside hydrolase family 88 protein, which translates to MIGSLPATPMEWARKACDSLMDTYRAGELPPAHRWHYHQGVFLCGMELLWSASGEERYLAYIQEYVDDLVDKHGNLYFARDELDAVQAGLLLFTLHERTGFAKYKTAADKLRNLLRTVNRTAEGGYWHKDKYPYQMWLDGLYMAGVFSLKYADAYGEPELRQAVLHQERLMRKYMKDETTGLLYHAWDESRRMPWANPQTGCSPEFWSRSLGWYGLALSQFLTLLPEEEPGRAELAAALGEFVQALTRYQDKESGLWYQVVDKGNEPDNWLETSGSCLFVYTIAKAVKLGLATDEAAAMKAARKGYEGLIKVLQEDEQGRLILPDICIGTSAGDYENYVTRPKVSNDLHGVGALVMACVEMESLYGVTTGGTE; encoded by the coding sequence ATGATAGGCAGTCTGCCGGCAACACCGATGGAATGGGCCCGCAAGGCCTGTGATTCATTAATGGATACTTACCGGGCGGGAGAGCTTCCTCCTGCCCACCGCTGGCACTACCATCAGGGCGTATTCCTGTGCGGGATGGAGCTGCTGTGGTCTGCTTCAGGTGAAGAACGTTATCTAGCCTACATTCAGGAGTATGTGGATGATCTGGTGGATAAGCATGGGAATCTTTATTTTGCCCGTGACGAGCTGGATGCGGTTCAGGCGGGGCTGCTGCTGTTCACGCTGCATGAGCGGACCGGCTTTGCGAAGTACAAGACTGCCGCAGACAAACTGCGGAATCTGCTGCGGACCGTCAACCGGACGGCCGAGGGCGGATACTGGCATAAGGATAAATATCCTTACCAGATGTGGCTTGACGGCCTGTATATGGCCGGGGTGTTCTCGCTGAAGTATGCGGATGCCTATGGCGAGCCGGAGCTGCGGCAGGCGGTGCTGCATCAGGAGAGGCTGATGCGTAAATATATGAAGGATGAGACAACGGGGCTCTTATATCATGCCTGGGATGAGAGCAGACGCATGCCTTGGGCGAATCCGCAGACCGGCTGCTCTCCCGAGTTCTGGAGCCGTTCACTCGGCTGGTACGGGCTGGCGCTGTCACAGTTTCTGACGCTGCTGCCAGAGGAGGAGCCGGGGCGGGCAGAGCTTGCCGCTGCACTCGGCGAATTCGTACAGGCGCTGACCCGTTATCAGGATAAGGAGAGCGGACTCTGGTATCAGGTGGTTGATAAAGGCAATGAGCCGGACAACTGGCTGGAGACTTCCGGGTCATGTCTGTTCGTGTATACGATTGCCAAGGCCGTAAAGCTCGGCCTTGCGACTGATGAGGCAGCGGCTATGAAAGCTGCCCGGAAAGGCTACGAAGGCCTAATTAAGGTGCTGCAGGAGGATGAACAGGGACGGCTGATTCTGCCGGATATCTGCATCGGCACCTCGGCAGGGGATTACGAGAATTACGTGACCCGACCAAAAGTAAGCAATGACCTTCACGGCGTTGGGGCGCTGGTGATGGCTTGTGTGGAAATGGAGTCGTTGTACGGGGTGACGACTGGCGGTACGGAGTAA
- a CDS encoding ketoacyl-ACP synthase III, producing MKGAKISAIGSYVPVRRLTNSDLEQMVETNDEWIVQRTGIRERRISREDEYTSDLCVAAVRNLLTRYGKSAADIDMVIVATSTADFSFPSVASIIQHRLGIPLTAGAVDLSAACAGFVYGLHTAHAYVASGLHRKVLVVGADALSKITDYSDRSTCILFGDGAGAVLVEADEQQDRFLGYYLGSDGSGAHHVYRTGLSHSVNGVELGGSGKLVQNGREVFKWAVRTVPHGVQQVLDSAGATLEQVDWFIPHSANLRIIEPVCERLNYPLEQALYSLEYFGNTSAASIPLALDLGIREGKVQSGERVLLYGFGAGLAHAGILTELQLDEQVAPPEVL from the coding sequence ATGAAGGGTGCAAAAATTTCAGCCATCGGTTCTTATGTTCCGGTCCGCAGACTGACTAACAGTGATCTGGAGCAAATGGTGGAAACGAATGATGAGTGGATTGTCCAGCGGACGGGAATCCGTGAGCGCAGAATCAGCCGGGAGGATGAGTACACCAGTGATCTTTGTGTGGCTGCTGTCCGGAATTTGCTGACCCGTTACGGAAAATCTGCAGCGGATATTGATATGGTGATTGTGGCTACCAGCACGGCGGACTTTTCTTTTCCCTCGGTAGCTTCCATCATCCAGCACAGGCTTGGCATTCCGCTGACAGCAGGGGCGGTGGATTTGAGCGCAGCCTGCGCAGGTTTTGTATATGGCCTGCATACTGCCCATGCCTACGTAGCTTCAGGATTGCACCGCAAAGTGCTCGTTGTCGGAGCGGATGCCTTATCGAAAATTACCGATTACAGCGACCGCAGCACCTGTATCCTGTTCGGGGACGGGGCTGGGGCGGTGCTTGTAGAAGCAGATGAGCAGCAGGACCGTTTCCTCGGCTATTATCTCGGCAGTGACGGCAGCGGAGCGCATCATGTTTACCGCACGGGTCTGTCACATTCGGTTAATGGTGTGGAGCTTGGAGGTTCAGGCAAGCTGGTGCAGAACGGCCGGGAAGTGTTCAAATGGGCGGTCCGCACGGTTCCGCATGGCGTGCAGCAGGTGCTGGACAGTGCAGGAGCAACACTCGAGCAGGTAGACTGGTTTATTCCGCACAGTGCCAACCTGCGGATCATTGAACCGGTCTGTGAGCGGCTAAATTATCCATTGGAACAGGCTTTGTACAGCCTGGAGTATTTCGGCAATACCTCTGCCGCAAGTATTCCGCTTGCACTCGATCTTGGTATCCGTGAAGGAAAGGTGCAGAGCGGGGAGCGTGTTCTGCTCTATGGCTTCGGCGCCGGACTGGCGCATGCCGGTATTTTGACGGAGCTCCAGCTGGATGAACAGGTGGCGCCGCCGGAAGTTTTATAG
- a CDS encoding carbohydrate binding domain-containing protein: MKKNVSAAIAAVVLATGLLAPMGGGAMSAAAASVTPDTNVQQSAAAGNLKAFTDLKPDHWAAGSLQRWSEIGVMSGYGDGTIRPNKQITKAEFAVMINRLFHYKTESTALPSDAAGSLWFTRDIAKAIAAGYLSADGDNRIHPSANLSRGEAAVALQKIFKLESGKSSAVYTDLASSADSQLSEAVTALTAAGYMQGYPGGLFKPDGAITRAELARVTDLMIAGLVTSAGETTLGTVKGNVVLSSADILLQNTVVEGNLYLSEGIGEGNALLDGVEVKGMTYIRGGGEHSVSLQNSKLGKAEVAKPAGSIRLYAAGSTAVGAVQLASGATLEEGNLTGAGFTDVELRPGAKTVTLKGEFNAVSTADDKTGSLVLNLSGKLGKLTINTPSRITLADNTRVAELLLSVNASGTALQGSGSFGIVTNNADGVTSGGVTVAKGNSSELKAAAATPAPAPLPTNTPAADQWTMVWSDEFNDGVIDPEKWTYDLGDGSAVGNPGWGNNELEWYTDDEKNVKETDGNLVITARKEAVNGKDYTSSRIKTKGLFSKKYGKFDIRAKAPTGKGMWPAIWMLPENYEYGNWAASGEIDIMEGWGSRPDTVAGTIHYGGFWPDNVYSGKEYVFPDNGTIADYHTYSLEWEPGELRWYVDGVLFQTKNDWYSISVGQPANNAYPAPFNQEFHLLMNLAVGGNFDGNPTPETVFPQSMSVDYVRVYELTGREYREPVPVTIAKEPYLEGSLAPTEDGNLIHNNGFTEQKEGDAGMGIPNTAHWVLYKEAGAAAAVSLEPVGGQNFLKVDISSAGGNSYSIQPQAIVSLAKGRYYKLSFDAKTDTERSINVRLTGGESRGFQAYSRGLKAELTGTMTHYETMFQMKENSDIAARVEFNLGTNTSPVWLGNARLEEIDSIPFEHDSAKTPLGSGNHLYNGTFDLGGVDRLGFWHTAASGGAQVSSAVDGDGHLQLQITGSGAAGADVQLLQKGIYLVNGQDYKLTFDATASSARAAVIELLGKDGAVYASKEVQLAAGAQEISAEFKGLAGVTDHEGQFVLRLGGASGAVQLDNFVLLRTSTYYDPSLVYYPLVNGDFSFGFSSWERLLSEQGGQSTAAVTDGAAKFSITNTGSQNYSVMLFQNGLKAAAGAEYVIEFDAKSTVARKIGVNVENASYAASLTKLVEVTPEGGHYRYEFRQGIKDTLSLKFLLGKVDGVSIPGAHDVIIDNVKFEIKGAPAKPQELFADSSNNRTGQPIELQFTDNEAWRSKIQAVKVNEAALTPAQYSIGPGVITINAAAFPAEGSYTIAVEAEGYVSAAVTQLILAGGSNLVVNGSFASGTTGWRTWSGEGGAAVLSAVDGTANIDISSAGSQTWANQLYQEGIQLQAGKTYELSFKAKSTVPRQIIVEYSGTSAASLQAKFDVTATWATYSTQFTVADNSPLKLNYLIGATAGADKTANSTAHILSLDNIVITEVTGSTPEQPASGTLDNGTFDAAKGLAGWTQYFDGTGSARALNGELAVSLTGTGNASFRAQVDYADLKLEQGKTYKLTFQARSDVDRLIEVAVEHKGGDYTKYLPAESVALTSEMKEYSYTFTMNGGTDTLVHVVFLMGLITGNSQATNTAISAGNQIVIDNVTLAEVL; this comes from the coding sequence ATGAAAAAGAATGTTTCGGCAGCGATTGCTGCCGTTGTACTTGCGACAGGCCTGCTGGCACCTATGGGGGGCGGGGCCATGTCAGCAGCAGCTGCATCCGTTACGCCGGACACTAATGTCCAGCAGTCCGCTGCAGCAGGTAATTTGAAAGCGTTTACTGATTTGAAGCCGGATCATTGGGCTGCCGGGTCACTGCAGCGCTGGAGTGAAATCGGCGTTATGAGCGGCTACGGGGACGGAACCATCCGGCCGAATAAGCAGATTACGAAGGCGGAATTCGCAGTAATGATAAACCGCCTGTTCCATTACAAAACAGAGTCAACAGCACTTCCTTCTGATGCCGCCGGCAGTCTCTGGTTTACAAGGGACATTGCCAAGGCCATCGCTGCCGGTTATTTGAGTGCAGACGGGGACAACAGGATTCACCCTTCCGCGAATCTGTCCCGCGGAGAAGCGGCTGTGGCGCTGCAGAAGATTTTTAAGCTGGAGTCGGGCAAGTCATCGGCAGTATATACTGATCTGGCTTCTTCTGCTGACAGCCAGTTGTCTGAAGCGGTGACGGCGCTTACTGCAGCAGGTTATATGCAGGGTTATCCCGGGGGCTTATTCAAGCCGGACGGTGCTATCACCCGCGCGGAATTGGCCCGGGTTACAGATCTGATGATCGCAGGGCTGGTTACCTCTGCGGGCGAGACTACTCTGGGAACAGTGAAGGGGAATGTTGTGCTCAGCAGTGCGGATATTCTTTTGCAGAATACGGTTGTTGAAGGAAACCTTTATCTCTCTGAGGGTATTGGTGAAGGAAATGCCTTGCTGGACGGGGTAGAGGTAAAAGGCATGACTTACATCCGCGGAGGCGGAGAACATAGCGTGAGCCTGCAGAACAGCAAGCTTGGAAAGGCAGAAGTGGCGAAACCGGCCGGAAGCATCCGCCTGTATGCCGCCGGCAGTACGGCAGTTGGAGCTGTACAGCTGGCTTCCGGGGCAACGCTGGAGGAAGGCAATCTGACCGGAGCAGGCTTTACTGATGTCGAGCTCCGCCCGGGAGCCAAGACAGTAACCCTGAAAGGGGAATTCAATGCAGTCAGCACAGCGGATGACAAGACAGGCAGCCTGGTGCTTAATCTCTCCGGTAAGCTGGGCAAACTTACCATCAATACACCTAGCCGGATTACACTGGCAGACAACACCCGAGTAGCGGAGCTGCTGCTCTCCGTTAACGCTTCAGGGACGGCCCTGCAGGGAAGCGGCAGCTTTGGAATAGTAACCAATAATGCCGACGGTGTCACCAGCGGCGGTGTTACCGTTGCCAAAGGCAACAGCAGCGAGCTGAAGGCTGCGGCGGCCACTCCGGCCCCTGCGCCACTGCCAACAAATACACCTGCCGCAGACCAGTGGACGATGGTCTGGAGCGATGAGTTCAACGACGGCGTCATTGACCCAGAGAAGTGGACCTATGATCTGGGCGACGGCTCTGCGGTCGGCAATCCCGGCTGGGGAAACAACGAGCTGGAATGGTACACCGACGATGAGAAGAATGTTAAGGAAACAGACGGCAATCTGGTTATTACTGCCCGCAAAGAAGCAGTGAACGGCAAGGACTATACCTCCTCGCGGATCAAGACCAAAGGACTGTTCAGCAAGAAGTACGGTAAGTTTGATATCCGGGCGAAAGCGCCGACCGGCAAAGGCATGTGGCCGGCAATCTGGATGCTGCCGGAGAATTATGAGTACGGAAACTGGGCCGCTTCAGGTGAGATTGATATTATGGAGGGCTGGGGCAGCCGGCCGGACACCGTTGCCGGTACCATTCATTACGGCGGCTTCTGGCCGGATAATGTATATTCCGGCAAAGAATATGTTTTCCCGGATAATGGAACCATCGCCGACTACCATACTTATTCCCTAGAATGGGAGCCGGGAGAGCTCCGCTGGTACGTGGACGGCGTATTGTTCCAGACCAAAAATGACTGGTACAGCATCAGCGTCGGCCAGCCGGCGAATAATGCTTACCCGGCACCTTTTAATCAGGAGTTCCATCTCCTGATGAATCTGGCCGTAGGCGGTAACTTTGACGGCAATCCGACTCCAGAGACGGTGTTCCCGCAGTCGATGTCCGTCGATTATGTACGGGTATATGAGCTGACCGGGCGGGAATACCGTGAGCCGGTGCCGGTAACGATTGCGAAGGAGCCGTATCTGGAAGGCTCCCTGGCTCCAACGGAAGACGGCAACCTCATTCATAACAACGGCTTCACCGAGCAGAAGGAAGGGGATGCCGGCATGGGCATTCCGAATACAGCACATTGGGTATTGTACAAGGAAGCAGGAGCTGCAGCAGCGGTGAGCCTTGAACCGGTCGGCGGTCAAAATTTCCTGAAGGTGGATATCAGCAGCGCCGGCGGAAATTCTTACTCCATTCAGCCGCAGGCCATTGTATCGCTGGCTAAAGGAAGATATTACAAGCTCAGCTTTGACGCCAAAACAGACACGGAGCGGAGTATCAATGTCAGGCTGACAGGCGGGGAATCGCGCGGCTTTCAGGCTTACTCGCGGGGACTCAAGGCTGAGCTGACCGGGACGATGACTCACTATGAAACGATGTTCCAGATGAAGGAGAATTCCGATATCGCGGCGCGGGTTGAGTTCAACCTGGGTACGAATACATCCCCGGTGTGGCTGGGCAATGCCCGGCTGGAAGAGATCGATAGCATTCCGTTCGAGCATGACAGTGCCAAAACGCCGCTGGGCAGCGGCAATCATCTGTACAACGGCACCTTCGACCTCGGCGGAGTTGACCGTCTGGGCTTCTGGCATACCGCCGCATCCGGCGGGGCGCAAGTCAGCAGCGCCGTGGACGGAGATGGGCATCTGCAGCTGCAGATTACGGGCAGCGGCGCAGCAGGAGCCGATGTACAGCTGCTGCAGAAAGGCATCTACCTGGTGAACGGCCAGGATTACAAGCTGACCTTTGACGCAACGGCATCTTCCGCCAGGGCAGCCGTGATTGAGCTGCTAGGCAAAGACGGCGCAGTATATGCATCCAAGGAAGTGCAGCTTGCGGCAGGAGCGCAGGAGATCAGTGCCGAATTCAAGGGACTGGCCGGAGTCACCGACCATGAGGGCCAGTTTGTCCTCCGGCTCGGCGGCGCCTCTGGCGCAGTGCAGCTCGATAATTTCGTGCTGCTGCGGACCAGCACCTATTATGATCCGTCACTTGTCTACTATCCGCTGGTGAACGGGGATTTCAGCTTCGGCTTCAGCAGCTGGGAACGCCTGCTGAGTGAGCAGGGCGGACAAAGCACGGCTGCGGTAACGGACGGTGCAGCCAAATTCAGCATTACCAATACCGGCAGCCAGAACTACTCCGTAATGCTGTTCCAGAACGGACTGAAGGCAGCAGCAGGAGCGGAATACGTCATTGAGTTTGATGCCAAATCTACTGTTGCCCGTAAGATCGGCGTGAACGTAGAGAATGCGTCGTATGCAGCCTCGCTTACTAAGCTCGTTGAAGTGACACCGGAAGGCGGCCATTACAGATACGAATTCCGCCAAGGCATAAAGGATACACTTTCGCTGAAATTCCTCCTGGGCAAGGTAGATGGCGTCAGTATACCGGGTGCACATGATGTCATTATTGATAATGTGAAATTCGAAATCAAAGGTGCCCCGGCCAAGCCGCAGGAGCTGTTTGCTGACAGCAGCAATAACCGCACGGGACAGCCGATTGAGCTTCAATTTACAGACAATGAGGCCTGGCGCAGCAAAATTCAGGCCGTTAAAGTGAATGAAGCAGCACTTACTCCGGCGCAATACAGCATTGGGCCCGGCGTGATTACGATTAATGCCGCAGCTTTCCCGGCAGAAGGCAGCTATACCATTGCGGTAGAAGCGGAAGGGTATGTCTCTGCAGCGGTCACACAGTTGATTCTGGCCGGAGGCAGCAATCTGGTGGTGAACGGCTCGTTCGCCAGCGGAACTACCGGCTGGAGGACGTGGTCCGGTGAAGGCGGAGCGGCAGTGTTAAGTGCAGTGGACGGTACTGCGAATATAGACATCAGCTCGGCCGGCAGCCAGACCTGGGCTAACCAGTTATACCAGGAAGGCATCCAGCTGCAGGCCGGCAAAACCTATGAGCTCAGCTTCAAGGCCAAATCGACCGTACCGCGGCAGATTATCGTGGAATACAGCGGTACTTCTGCTGCTTCCCTGCAGGCAAAATTCGATGTTACTGCTACCTGGGCGACTTACAGTACGCAATTTACCGTCGCTGACAACAGCCCGCTGAAGCTGAATTATCTGATCGGGGCCACTGCAGGTGCGGATAAAACAGCCAACAGCACTGCGCATATCCTGTCTCTGGACAATATCGTTATTACCGAGGTAACCGGCAGTACACCAGAACAGCCGGCAAGCGGCACTTTGGATAACGGAACCTTTGATGCGGCGAAGGGGCTGGCGGGCTGGACGCAGTATTTTGACGGAACAGGCTCTGCCCGGGCTTTGAACGGGGAACTGGCCGTCAGTCTGACCGGAACAGGCAACGCAAGCTTCAGAGCACAGGTGGATTATGCTGATCTGAAGCTGGAGCAGGGTAAAACCTATAAGCTGACCTTTCAGGCCCGCTCCGATGTAGACCGGCTGATTGAAGTGGCTGTCGAGCATAAAGGCGGGGATTATACGAAGTATCTGCCTGCGGAGAGTGTCGCTTTGACCAGTGAAATGAAGGAATACAGCTATACCTTCACTATGAACGGCGGAACGGACACCTTGGTGCATGTGGTGTTCCTGATGGGGCTGATTACGGGCAACAGCCAGGCAACGAACACGGCGATCAGCGCCGGCAACCAGATTGTAATAGATAATGTGACGCTCGCAGAAGTGTTGTAA
- a CDS encoding carbohydrate ABC transporter permease, translated as MVEDRSLGGRVFAAINFTLLALIALITVLPFVHVVAGSFTTSAEIAASKFVLIPKVWSLEAYKFIFSTNTIFKAMGVSIGITLIGTLFSMFITALMAYGLSRKDLDGRNVVNFLVVFTMLFHGGMIPTFLVVKELGLIDSYAALILPSAISAFNMIILKNFFQNIPEGLEESAKIDGCNDFGILFRIVLPLSMPAIATISLFYAVTYWNTYMTAILYLDDSAKWPIQVLLRQIVVLASGMDHSSTLDAAVPPPDQSIKMAVIVVATLPILMVYPFLQKHFAKGAMLGSMKG; from the coding sequence ATGGTAGAGGACAGATCGCTGGGCGGGAGAGTTTTTGCCGCTATTAACTTTACGCTGCTGGCGCTGATTGCGCTGATTACCGTGCTGCCGTTCGTGCATGTGGTGGCGGGCTCTTTTACGACAAGTGCGGAGATCGCGGCGAGCAAGTTTGTGCTGATTCCGAAGGTGTGGAGTCTGGAGGCATATAAATTTATTTTTTCCACGAATACGATCTTCAAAGCAATGGGTGTCTCGATCGGCATTACGCTGATTGGTACATTGTTCAGTATGTTCATTACGGCGCTGATGGCTTACGGGCTCTCCAGAAAAGATCTCGACGGCCGCAATGTGGTTAACTTCCTGGTTGTGTTCACGATGCTGTTCCATGGCGGGATGATTCCGACGTTCCTGGTTGTAAAAGAGCTGGGGCTGATCGATTCCTATGCTGCGCTTATCCTGCCGTCGGCGATCAGTGCGTTTAACATGATCATTCTCAAAAACTTCTTCCAGAACATCCCCGAAGGCTTGGAGGAATCCGCCAAAATCGACGGCTGTAACGACTTCGGCATCCTGTTCCGGATCGTGCTGCCGCTGTCGATGCCGGCGATTGCTACGATTTCCCTGTTCTACGCGGTGACTTACTGGAACACCTATATGACCGCGATTCTGTATCTGGATGACAGTGCCAAATGGCCGATTCAGGTTCTGCTGCGGCAGATTGTTGTCCTGGCCAGCGGGATGGATCACAGCTCCACACTGGATGCGGCTGTTCCTCCGCCGGACCAGTCGATCAAAATGGCTGTTATCGTGGTAGCGACACTGCCGATTCTGATGGTGTACCCGTTCCTGCAGAAGCATTTTGCCAAAGGGGCTATGCTCGGTTCAATGAAGGGTTAA
- a CDS encoding glycoside hydrolase family 28 protein, translating to MYNIEDFGARRDSSAAATEAIAASVAAAIRDGGGTVYVPAGTFHTGAVRLGSNIELHLSPGAVLSFSTDPADYPAVEARWEGVGREVHSPCIYAEDAVNVSITGSGTLQGNGAPWWSKFREHPEELEYPRPTLIGLNRCSRVTVKDITLLNSPSWTVNPIVCSNVTIDNVNILNPADSPNTDGINPESCSGVRISNCHIDVGDDCIAIKAGTEDTAERIPCENISITNCTMVHGHGAVVLGSEMSGDIRNVTISNCVFKETDRGIRMKSRRGRGGTIEDIRVSNIVMEGVICPFTMNLYYFCGPRGEDKYVWDKQPYPVTDETPCFRRIHFANITARNVHAAAGFLYGLAEQYVSEISFTDIDISMAEDAVPGQPDMMAGLADMKQRGFFLGNVRYVKFQHVTVANHEGPAFYIESGENVEILNCRSRNTAKPEKLIEQVEAVRG from the coding sequence TTGTACAATATTGAGGATTTTGGAGCGCGGCGGGACAGCAGCGCGGCGGCGACTGAAGCTATTGCTGCTTCGGTTGCAGCTGCCATCCGGGATGGGGGTGGGACGGTTTATGTTCCCGCTGGCACCTTTCATACCGGAGCTGTACGGCTTGGCAGCAATATTGAGCTGCACTTAAGTCCAGGGGCGGTGCTGAGCTTCAGCACCGATCCGGCAGACTACCCCGCGGTGGAGGCCCGCTGGGAAGGCGTCGGACGTGAGGTGCATTCCCCTTGCATCTATGCGGAGGATGCCGTGAATGTGTCTATTACCGGGAGCGGAACGCTGCAGGGAAATGGAGCTCCCTGGTGGAGCAAGTTCCGGGAGCATCCGGAGGAGCTGGAATATCCGCGGCCGACACTGATCGGCCTGAACCGCTGCAGCCGGGTTACGGTGAAAGATATCACCCTGCTCAATTCACCGAGCTGGACGGTCAATCCGATTGTCTGCAGCAACGTGACAATCGACAATGTCAACATCCTGAATCCGGCGGATTCACCGAATACGGACGGCATTAACCCGGAATCCTGCTCCGGTGTGCGGATCAGTAACTGTCACATAGATGTAGGCGATGATTGCATCGCTATCAAAGCCGGAACCGAAGATACAGCGGAGCGAATCCCCTGTGAGAATATCTCCATCACGAACTGCACCATGGTGCACGGGCACGGAGCGGTCGTGCTGGGCAGTGAAATGAGCGGAGACATCCGCAATGTGACGATCAGCAACTGCGTTTTTAAAGAGACTGACCGCGGCATACGCATGAAGTCGCGGCGCGGGCGCGGCGGAACGATTGAGGATATTCGGGTCAGTAATATCGTGATGGAGGGCGTGATCTGCCCGTTTACGATGAACCTGTACTATTTTTGCGGGCCGAGGGGGGAAGACAAATACGTTTGGGATAAACAGCCGTATCCGGTGACGGATGAAACGCCGTGCTTCCGGCGGATACATTTTGCCAATATTACCGCCCGTAATGTCCATGCCGCCGCAGGCTTTTTGTATGGGCTGGCCGAGCAGTATGTTTCGGAAATCAGCTTTACCGATATCGATATTTCCATGGCTGAGGATGCTGTGCCCGGACAGCCGGATATGATGGCGGGGCTTGCGGATATGAAGCAGAGGGGCTTTTTCCTCGGCAACGTAAGGTATGTAAAGTTTCAGCATGTGACGGTCGCGAATCACGAAGGGCCTGCCTTTTATATTGAGAGTGGCGAGAATGTAGAAATCCTGAACTGCCGCTCCAGAAACACGGCCAAACCGGAAAAACTGATTGAACAGGTTGAGGCAGTACGCGGATAA
- a CDS encoding LacI family DNA-binding transcriptional regulator, giving the protein MNIKKIAEMAGVSVSTVSKIMNNYNDVSEKTKQRVLEIIEQTGYSPSNSAKTLATKKSNLIGVIFAGELNVEITHPFFVEVLNSFKKQMGVLGYDLIFFSNEKFVSGGDYYSRCVHFHVDGCVIISGEKMEPAIRDLDMSSIPCIGVDLELKGSKSGYVMSDNYQIASKVVEHLYLLGHRELGFIGSTGDSDISNQREAGYVKAIESFGLSLNMGWFVHGDDFFETSGYAAMQQLIQGGSLPKAIFAASDLLALGAIRALKEYGLRVPEDVAVIGCDDIEACKYTSPTLTTIRQNKERLGVLAAHMLFDLINNQSEGGSFVVEPALIVRESCGSGLRG; this is encoded by the coding sequence GTGAATATCAAAAAAATTGCCGAAATGGCCGGAGTTTCCGTATCCACTGTTTCGAAAATCATGAATAATTACAATGATGTTTCCGAAAAAACAAAACAGAGAGTCCTGGAAATTATCGAACAAACCGGATACTCACCCTCTAATTCCGCCAAAACACTGGCCACCAAAAAGTCCAATCTGATCGGTGTCATTTTTGCCGGTGAGCTCAATGTGGAAATCACGCATCCGTTTTTTGTCGAGGTGCTGAACTCGTTCAAGAAGCAGATGGGCGTACTTGGTTACGATCTGATTTTCTTTTCCAACGAAAAATTTGTCAGCGGCGGAGATTACTACTCCCGGTGTGTGCATTTTCATGTAGACGGCTGTGTCATCATTTCCGGGGAGAAAATGGAGCCGGCCATCCGCGACCTGGATATGAGCAGCATCCCCTGTATCGGTGTTGACCTGGAGCTTAAAGGCAGCAAGTCGGGATACGTGATGTCCGACAATTATCAGATCGCTTCCAAGGTGGTGGAGCATCTGTATCTGCTGGGGCACAGAGAACTCGGCTTTATCGGCAGTACCGGCGATTCTGACATTTCCAATCAGCGTGAGGCCGGATACGTCAAGGCGATTGAGAGCTTCGGCCTGTCTCTGAATATGGGCTGGTTCGTTCATGGTGATGACTTTTTTGAGACAAGCGGCTATGCAGCCATGCAGCAGCTGATTCAAGGCGGCAGTCTGCCAAAAGCGATTTTTGCCGCTTCGGACCTACTCGCTCTCGGAGCCATCCGCGCGCTGAAGGAGTATGGGCTGCGCGTTCCTGAGGATGTAGCCGTCATCGGCTGCGACGATATCGAGGCCTGCAAATATACCAGCCCTACGTTGACCACGATCCGCCAGAACAAGGAGCGCCTCGGCGTGCTCGCCGCCCACATGCTGTTCGACCTGATCAACAACCAGTCCGAGGGCGGCTCCTTCGTCGTCGAGCCCGCGCTGATCGTCCGCGAATCCTGCGGCAGCGGTCTGCGGGGCTGA